From one Humulus lupulus chromosome 8, drHumLupu1.1, whole genome shotgun sequence genomic stretch:
- the LOC133795728 gene encoding protein THYLAKOID ASSEMBLY 8, chloroplastic-like: MATSLHSNQTSFLQILLAKPKPNINTPISSYVTIRCGPRSNRGPLVKGRVLSIEAIQAVQTLKRSQRSDPTSLPITVSKTLSRLIKADLIAALNELLRQDQCGLALQVFSTFRSEYQPELSLYAAVVKALSRNAMTEDIDRLIVDLEEAGGGVHWDDKGVITLVRAVIGSGRRESTVRIYGMLKKSGLLGSKDGEYMVGSLSKGLRRFGEVALADEIDREFGRFYKGNVVKLTV, translated from the coding sequence ATGGCGACTTCTCTTCACTCAAACCAAACATCGTTCCTCCAAATTCTTCTCGCAAAACCCAAACCTAACATAAACACTCCCATCTCAAGCTACGTTACGATTCGGTGCGGTCCACGGAGCAACAGAGGACCTCTCGTCAAAGGCCGAGTCCTAAGCATCGAGGCCATCCAAGCCGTCCAAACCCTCAAACGGTCCCAAAGATCCGACCCCACAAGCCTCCCCATCACCGTCTCCAAAACCCTCTCGCGACTCATTAAAGCCGACCTCATAGCTGCCCTGAACGAGCTTTTACGGCAAGATCAGTGCGGTTTGGCTCTCCAAGTGTTCTCCACCTTCCGCTCGGAATACCAGCCGGAACTGTCTCTGTACGCCGCCGTAGTCAAAGCCCTCTCAAGGAATGCAATGACGGAGGACATCGACCGCTTAATCGTTGATCTGGAGGAGGCGGGAGGTGGAGTCCATTGGGATGATAAGGGAGTGATAACGCTGGTGAGGGCGGTGATTGGGTCAGGGAGGAGGGAATCAACGGTGAGGATTTACGGAATGTTGAAGAAGAGTGGATTATTGGGGTCCAAGGATGGTGAATACATGGTTGGTTCTTTGAGTAAAGGGCTCAGAAGATTTGGTGAGGTAGCTTTGGCTGATGAGATTGATAGAGAATTTGGACGGTTTTATAAGGGCAATGTTGTCAAACTCACTGTGTGA
- the LOC133795727 gene encoding long chain base biosynthesis protein 1-like, whose translation MESFGLKMVKSTLEWVTQALDAPSAGAVVFGVHIGGHYFLEGLLFVVILFLLSQKSYKLPKRPLTDKETDELCEEWVPEPLIPPITEEMKLEPPVLESAAGPHTIVNGKEVVNFASANYLGLIGHEKLIESCTSALEKYGVGSCGPRGFYGTIDVHLDCEGRIAKFLGTTDSILYSYGLSTMFSAIPAFAKKGDIIVVDEGVHWGIQNGLYLSRSTIVPFKHNDMESLRNTLEKVTAGNKRAKKLRRYIVVESVYQNSGQIAPLDEIIRLKEKYRFRVLLDESNSFGVLGKNGRGLTEHFGVPVEKIDIITAAMGHALATEGGFCTGSARVIDHQRLSSSGYVFSASLPPYLATAAITAIDVLEEKPDLITKLKENIAIVWKGLSVVPGLSVASNPDSPIVFLTLKKPTGSSKADRDLLQEIADRVLKEESVFVVTSKKSTLDKCPLPVGIRLFVSAGHSETDLLKASESLKRVAASVFERCA comes from the exons ATGGAATCTTTTGGATTGAAAATGGTGAAAAGTACTTTAGAATGGGTGACACAGGCTCTGGATGCTCCTTCTGCTGGAGCTGTTGTTTTCGGAGTTCATATTGGCG gTCATTATTTTttggaaggtcttctgttcgtgGTGATCCTTTTCTTGTTATCCCAGAAAAGTTATAAACTTCCTAAACGACCTTTGACAGATAAG GAAACAGATGAGTTATGTGAGGAATGGGTTCCAGAACCTCTTATTCCTCCTATCACAGAAGAAATGAAGTTGGAACCCCCAGTGTTGGAAAG TGCTGCAGGACCACATACAATTGTTAATGGCAAAGAAGTTGTGAACTTTGCTTCGGCAAATTATCTTGGATTAATAGGACATGAGAAGTTAATT GAATCATGTACCTCTGCATTGGAAAAATATGGAGTTGGTTCCTGCGGTCCTCGTGGGTTCTATGGAACAATTG ATGTCCATCTCGATTGTGAAGGAAGAATCGCTAAGTTTTTGGGTACCACAGACTCCATTCTTTATTCCTATGGACTTTCCACTATGTTTAGTGCTATACCAGCTTTTGCTAAAAAAGGGGATATAATTGTTGT GGATGAGGGTGTACATTGGGGAATACAAAATGGTTTATATTTGTCGAGAAGCACTATTGTTCCCTTCAAGCATAATGATATGGAGTCTTTAAGAAACACCTTGGAGAAGGTCACTGCTGGAAATAAGCGTGCTAAAAAATTGCGGCGCTACATTGTGGTTGAATCTGTATACCAG AATTCTGGGCAAATAGCCCCTTTAGATGAGATTATTAGACTGAAGGAGAAGTACCGATTTCGTGTGTTATTGGATGAGAGCAACTCGTTTGGTGTACTTGGGAAAAATGGAAGAGGTCTGACTGAACACTTTGGAGTTCCG GTTGAGAAAATAGATATTATTACTGCTGCAATGGGACATGCATTAGCTACAGAAGGAGGATTTTGCACAGGAAGTGCTAGGGTCATTGATCACCAG CGATTGAGTAGTTCTGGATACGTATTTTCTGCTTCATTGCCCCCATATCTTGCCACTGCCGCCATTACTGCCATTGATGTGCTGGAGGAAAAGCCTGATCTCATTACAAAGCTAAAGGAAAACATTGCAATAGTATGGAAAG GATTATCTGTCGTACCGGGACTTTCGGTAGCAAGCAATCCAGATTCACCTATTGTTTTCCTCACATTGAAGAAGCCAACAGGTTCATCAAAAGCTGACAGGGATCTTCTTCAAGAAATTGCTGATCGC GTCTTGAAGGAGGAGTCTGTATTTGTGGTGACCTCCAAGAAATCAACACTTGATAAATGTCCATTGCCTGTTGGAATCAGATTGTTCGTCTCTGCTGGCCATTCCGAAACAGATCTGCTCAAGGCATCTGAATCATTGAAAAGAGTTGCAGCCTCAGTGTTTGAGCGTTGTGCTTGA